In Quercus robur chromosome 11, dhQueRobu3.1, whole genome shotgun sequence, the following proteins share a genomic window:
- the LOC126707543 gene encoding protein LURP-one-related 6-like → MGTRANMIPITNKTYCSSSQVVLVVRRRPHVTNGGGFVVTDCNQKVIFRVDGCGILGTKDELILRDGDGDGNALLLIRRKGGMVEALSIYKKWKGYTFDYEGSQKLVFSLKEPNSCLVRNNAMKISTEPRESNKDWDFTIKGYFPDRDCSIIDTKGDIVAQVGVKKEVQELNASKDLYHVVVKPGVDQAFVFGVIATLDYIYGECTRC, encoded by the exons ATGGGTACAAGGGCTAATATGATTCCAATCACAAACAAGACTTACTGTTCCTCTTCACAGGTTGTCCTTGTAGTTAGGAGGAGGCCACATGTGACAAATGGAGGAGGTTTTGTGGTGACAGATTGTAATCAGAAGGTGATTTTCAGGGTTGATGGGTGTGGTATTCTTGGCACAAAAGATGAGCTGATTCTGAGAGATGGAGATGGTGATGGAAATGCTTTGCTGCTGATCCGCCGAAAG ggtGGAATGGTTGAGGCACTAAGCATTTACAAGAAATGGAAAGGCTATACATTTGATTATGAAGGGTCTCAAAAGTTAGTTTTCAGCTTAAAAGAACCCAACTCCTGTTTGGTAAGGAACAATGCAATGAAAATCTCCACGGAACCCAGGGAAAGCAACAAAGATTGGGACTTTACGATCAAAGGCTATTTCCCAGATAGAGATTGTAGCATCATCGACACCAAAGGCGACATTGTGGCGCAG GTTGGAGTGAAGAAGGAGGTGCAGGAATTGAATGCAAGCAAGGATCTGTACCATGTGGTGGTGAAACCAGGCGTTGATCaagcttttgtttttggtgtcATTGCTACTCTCGACTATATATATGGTGAATGTACGAGGTGCTAA
- the LOC126707024 gene encoding uncharacterized protein LOC126707024, whose protein sequence is MQELQPKFTTVKGKWQIIVAESSEKKEWNLKREVELMPSYDECYTPTHPIIMNILVWNSRGVLKPNFQEYVRELVRVHNPAILVIMETRLGGERAKGITDRLPFDGAIHTETIGYVGGLWLLWNFDLVEVVQLANTEQEVHVEVKVIASNLYWILCAVYASPTSAERYILWENLIKVAGLHNKPWVIAGDFNEPLLGEDKFGGRPVSISRSLLFKDYSDKCNMVDLGFSGPRYMWTNRKDLNNLIQERIDQFFTNPSWCLLYPEARVTHLTRCHSDHCPVLMEAVPKRVTHLNRPFKFQSFWLSNPSFPGVVMRAWSHTRNLSASIEKFTNEATQWNKNQFGNIFEKKRRLMARLNGIQRTIASNPTSHLIDLENQL, encoded by the coding sequence ATGCAGGAGCTTCAACCCAAGTTTACCACGGTGAAGGGGAAGTGGCAGATTATTGTGGCGGAGAGCTCGGAGAAGAAAGAATGGAATTTGAAGAGGGAGGTGGAGCTAATGCCTTCCTATGATGAGTGCTATACACCTACCCACCCCataataatgaatattttagtTTGGAATAGCAGGGGTGTGCTGAAGCCTAATTTTCAGGAGTATGTTAGAGAGTTGGTTAGAGTCCATAATCCGGCCATCTTAGTGATTATGGAGACTAGACTGGGTGGAGAAAGAGCCAAGGGAATCACGGATAGACTTCCGTTTGATGGCGCCATTCACACTGAAACAATCGGGTATGTTGGAGGTTTATGGCTGCTATGGAACTTTGACCTCGTGGAGGTGGTGCAGCTAGCTAATACGGAGCAGGAAGTCCATGTGGAAGTGAAGGTAATTGCTTCTAACCTTTATTGGATTCTGTGTGCTGTGTATGCTAGTCCTACGAGTGCAGAAAGGTATATTCTATGGGAGAACTTAATTAAGGTTGCAGGTTTACATAATAAGCCATGGGTGATAGCCGGGGATTTCAATGAACCCTTGTTGGGTGAGGATAAATTTGGAGGAAGACCTGTTAGTATCTCGAGATCCCTCCTATTTAAAGACTATTCAGATAAATGTAATATGGTTGACCTAGGATTCTCCGGTCCTAGATATATGTGGACAAATAGAAAGGACCTGAACAATCTCATTCAAGAGAGAATTGACCAATTTTTCACTAACCCGAGTTGGTGCCTATTGTACCCAGAGGCTAGAGTAACACATTTAACTCGATGCCACTCTGATCATTGTCCAGTTCTCATGGAGGCAGTTCCTAAAAGAGTCACTCACCTTAATAGACCTTTCAAGTTCCAGAGCTTCTGGTTATCTAATCCTTCGTTTCCTGGGGTTGTGATGAGGGCATGGAGTCATACTAGAAATCTCTCGGCTTCAATagaaaaatttacaaatgaaGCAACACAGTGGAACAAGAATCAGTTTGGTAacatttttgagaagaagaggAGGCTAATGGCACGGCTTAATGGAATTCAAAGAACCATAGCATCTAATCCAACCTCCCATCTAATCGATTTGGAGAACCAGCTGTAA
- the LOC126707023 gene encoding uncharacterized protein LOC126707023: protein MAEIKNVRKNELILNNKRYLGMIIQNTFKLDEMFNICSDQLDDERKKQATAIQTLSKSEQDLADAKKKLLAEEQARKSAESALEDYQKQAEDQGNRLHKANAKLKKAREQAVALRKHLEETQKLREQAEKFREEAEKAKTEAERVMNEAEQRGYEVGISETEEALRAEVPVVCRIYCAKTWDEALNRAGVEASSELRRLKNVFYPEAIRPLDTLTPQAETIPSTVNPNEGVLPSSLPLLD, encoded by the exons ATGGCCGAAATAAAGAATGTGAGGAAGAATGAACTCATCCTCAACAATAAAAGATACTTGGGCATG ATTatccaaaatactttcaagCTGGATGAGATGTTCAATATCTGCTCTGATCAGTTAGATGATGAAAGGAAGAAACAGGCAACGGCTATACAGACTTTGTCCAAATCCGAACAAGACTTGGCCGATGCGAAGAAAAAGTTACTGGCTGAGGAACAAGCTCGCAAGAGCGCTGAGTCGGCCCTGGAAGACTATCAAAAGCAGGCCGAGGACCAGGGGAACCGCTTGCACAAGGCGAATGCCAAACTGAAGAAGGCTCGGGAACAGGCTGTAGCCCTTAGGAAGCACTTGGAGGAAACCCAAAAGCTAAGGGAGCAAGCTGAAAAGTTTAGGGAGGAAGCCGAGAAAGCAAAGACCGAGGCCGAACGGGTAATGAATGAAGCTGAGCAGAGAGGCTATGAGGTCGGTATATCTGAGACTGAGGAGGCTTTGAGAGCTGAGGTTCCAGTGGTGTGCCGCATCTACTGTGCCAAAACTTGGGATGAAGCCCTTAAccgagctggggttgaggcttcgTCCGAGTTGAGGAGGCTAAAGAATGTATTCTATCCTGAAGCAATCCGCCCCTTAGATACTCTAACCCCTCAAGCTGAAACCATTCCCTCAACTGTTAATCCCAATGAGGGGGTTTTGCCTTCAAGTCTTCCCCTTCTTGACTAA
- the LOC126707025 gene encoding cation/calcium exchanger 4-like, translated as MINLNDDSIYASLLESDSQSEVPHLQSKLPQWMWASNVAIYSNQGMKDGAESPKSYWGWNDEDMENGIEEERWSKGYAIASASLAPILLAFLWSTQDDVSSLSGQIAYFIGVVLGGIFGVLAYLYTRPDEATRKFLFLWVLGGFFISIIWFYIVANELVALLVALGVIFGINPSILGVTVLAWGNSMGDLMSNVALAMNGGDGVQIAMSGCFAGPMFNTLAGLGISMLLGAWSKRPASYIVPKDSSLFLTMGFLTAGLIWSLVVLPRNDMRPNKVLGVGLIVIYLIFLASRMSTSRGVVSVIGAY; from the exons ATGATCAATCTCAATGATGATTCTATATATGCCTCACTGCTTGAATCTGACTCTCAAAGTGAGGTACCACATCTCCAAAGTAAGTTGCCTCAATGGATGTGGGCTTCAAATGTGGCAATCTATTCAAACCAGGGCATGAAGGATGGTGCAGAGAGTCCGAAGTCCTATTGGGGTTGGAATGATGAGGACATGGAGAATGGAA TTGAGGAGGAGCGTTGGTCAAAAGGGTATGCTATTGCAAGTGCTTCATTAGCACCCATTCTTCTGGCATTTTTGTGGAGCACCCAGGATGATGTGAGTTCTTTGAGTGGACAAATAGCATATTTTATTGGTGTTGTTTTGGGTGGTATATTTGGTGTTCTTGCATATCTATACACAAGACCTGATGAAGCAACTcgcaaatttttatttctatggGTTTTGGGAGGATTTTTCATTAGCATTATCTGGTTCTACATTGTTGCAAATGAGCTTGTTGCTTTGCTCGTGGCCTTAGGTGTAATTTTTGGAATTAACCCATCAATACTTGGAGTGACTGTATTGGCATGGGGAAACTCAATGGGTGATTTAATGTCAAATGTTGCATTGGCAATGAATGGTGGAGATGGTGTACAGATAGCCATGTCAGGATGCTTTGCAGGGCCTATGTTTAACACGCTTGCTGGTTTGGGGATCTCAATGCTGCTTGGAGCCTGGTCTAAGAGACCTGCCTCATACATAGTTCCTAAAGATAGTAGTTTGTTTTTGACTATGGGATTTCTAACTGCAGGACTTATTTGGTCACTTGTTGTGTTACCAAGAAATGATATGCGCCCTAACAAGGTGTTAGGAGTTGGCCTTATAGTAATCTATCTGATATTTCTCGCTTCTAGGATGAGCACATCGAGGGGTGTTGTGTCAGTCATAGGTGCCTATTGA
- the LOC126707021 gene encoding uncharacterized protein LOC126707021 produces MFEPQLGRSIEVYIDDMVVKSKVVSEHVEDLTNIFGILRKHKLRLNASKCSFGVGSGKFLGSAERCRPFFRLLHKWQGFEWTEECVVAFQQLKEYLSRPPIMSSPEVDEVLFAYLAIAPHAVSFVLIREDSGDQRPVYYVSKSLHEAEVRYLSLEKASLAVVHATHKLPHYFQTHIVVILTQLPLKSILRSADYTGRIAKWGTILGAFDIKYMLRTSVKGQVLADLVAEFTECPEEANMKQDNMDEKSVGLISTQGRSSWRVYVDGAANQRRARLGLVLISPEEIIVEKSLRFGFSTTNNEAEYEALLMGMSMVQKMGGKIAELFSDSKLVVGQVKGEMEARDPRMQGYLSQVRRMQTKFESFDLSHIPRGENTHTDSLATLATSSVRNFLRLIIVEDLPTPTSPKNDICLVYQANLAPSWMDPILKFLESDILPEEKVEAEKIRRKAPRYWLSEDKKLYKRSFSGPYLLCVHPETSKSILEELHEAGLSTSTVVTSPLSLAAPPAGKTVEAKSC; encoded by the exons ATGTTTGAACCACAACTTGGTAGAAGCATTGAGGTTTATATCGATGacatggttgtgaagagtaaagtggtgtccgagcatgtggAAGATCTCACGAATATCTTCGGGATACTGAGAAAACACAAGTTACGCTTGAATGCTTCAAAGTGCTCTTTTGGTGTAGGCTCCgggaagttcttggg ATCAGCCGAGAGGTGTCGTCCCTTTTTCCGTCTACTGCATAAGTGGCAAGGATTcgaatggaccgaggagtgtgttGTGGCGTTCCAGCAATTGAAGGAGTACCTATCCAGGCCgcctatcatgtctagtcctgaggtggatgaggtatTGTTTGCTTATCTGGCAATTGCTCCCCATGCAGTTAGTTTTGTCTTAATACGAGAGGATAGTGGCGACCAAAGACCAGTTTACTACGTAAGCAAGTCCCTTCATGAGGCTGAGGTGAGATACTTGTCATTGGAAAAGGCCAGCTTGGCGGTGGTCCATGCAACACACAAACTTCCGCACTACTTTCAGACCCATATTGTGGTTATCTTGACCCAATTACCTCTCAAATCCATACTAAGAAGTGCAGACTACACCGGAagaattgctaagtggggcacAATTCTAGGTGCTTTCGATATCAAGTATATGCTTCGCACCTCTGTGAAAGGCCAAGTCCTTGCCGATCTTGTAGCCGAGTTCACCGAATGCCCAGAAGAAGCGAATATGAAGCAAGacaacatggatgaaaaatcggttggtcTAATATCCACACAAGGCAGATCCTCCTGGAGGGTATATGTAGACGGGGCAGCAAACCAACGGAGGGCAAGATTGGGGCTAGTTTTAATATCCCCTGAAGAGATCATTGTTGAGAAGTCCTTAAGATTTGGATTCTCGACTACTAACAACGAAGCAGAGTACGAAGctttgttgatgggaatgagtatggtccagaaaatgggtggaaagatAGCAGAATTATTCTCGGATTCAAAATTGGTAGTCGGACAAGTGAAAGGAGAGATGGAGGCCCGAGATCCAAGAATGCAGGGGTATTTGAGCCAAGTTAGGCGTATGCAAACGAAGTTTGAGTCTTTCGACTTGTCACATATTCCCCGAGGTGAAAATACTCACACCGATTCCTTggcaacccttgccacctcctcggtACGGAATTTTCTGCGGCTGATCATCGTTGAAGATTTGCCTACACCCACCTCTCCAAAAAATGACATTTGCCTAGTTTATCAAGCCAATCTAGCgccgagctggatggatcccatattgaAATTCCTTGAAAGTGACATCTTGCCCGAAGAGAAAgtagaagctgagaaaatacgaaggaaagctcctcggtaTTGGTTATCTGAGGacaaaaagttatacaaacggTCATTCTCTGGGCCGTACCTGCTCTGTGTACATCCTGAGACGTCAAAGTCAATCCTAGAAGAGCTGCATGAAG CTGGTTTGTCTACCTCCACGGTGGTGACTTCCCCTTTATCCTTAGCAGCTCCCCCAGCTGGCAAGACTGTGGAGGCCAAATCCTGTTGA